Proteins from one Thermosipho japonicus genomic window:
- a CDS encoding MFS transporter, whose translation MIKKDKQFRKFQMYGFFKNLRFFEPFLILFFLSSGLSYLQIGVLYSIKSIATNILEIPTGVVADLYGRKKSMIFSMISYIVSFLIFYFSRSFYLFILAMIFFSFGDAFRTGTHKAMIFQYLKLNGMYDLKVQYYGATRAASQLGSALNSLIAASIVFVSGNYRTVFFIAILPYVLNLINLATYPNELDKAEKKKTKKQTLKDFIDAVASWRVLKILLNTSSYSAIFKSLKDYLQPILESFALSIPIFVWLDDKKRSSIVIGIVYFFLYLLTSYASKNSWKIGKKSSSFALNLTLFVGALSVIFAGVSYIFNFYIISILIFIVLYVLENLRRPIAVSYVGDNVESDALASVLSVESQTKTLLTAVFSIVLGFFADKFGVGQAISILGVILLLMSLFFKIKD comes from the coding sequence ATGATAAAAAAGGATAAACAGTTTAGGAAATTTCAAATGTATGGTTTTTTTAAAAATTTGCGTTTTTTTGAACCTTTTTTAATACTGTTTTTTCTTTCTTCTGGTCTTAGCTATCTTCAAATTGGAGTTCTTTATTCAATTAAAAGCATTGCAACTAACATTTTAGAAATTCCAACTGGTGTGGTTGCAGATTTGTATGGGCGAAAAAAATCTATGATTTTTTCTATGATATCATATATCGTTTCCTTTTTGATTTTTTATTTTTCAAGATCATTTTATTTGTTCATACTTGCAATGATCTTTTTTTCTTTTGGAGACGCTTTTAGGACAGGAACTCACAAAGCCATGATTTTTCAATATTTAAAACTTAATGGTATGTATGATTTAAAGGTTCAATATTATGGTGCAACAAGAGCAGCTTCCCAACTTGGCTCAGCACTTAATTCTCTTATTGCTGCGTCAATTGTTTTTGTAAGTGGAAATTATAGAACAGTGTTTTTTATTGCAATTCTTCCTTATGTATTGAATTTGATCAACCTTGCAACTTATCCTAATGAACTTGATAAAGCTGAGAAAAAAAAGACAAAAAAACAAACTTTAAAAGACTTTATAGATGCTGTTGCAAGCTGGAGGGTTTTAAAAATACTTTTAAATACATCTAGTTATTCTGCTATCTTCAAAAGTCTGAAAGATTATTTGCAACCTATTTTGGAATCATTTGCATTGTCAATTCCAATATTTGTGTGGTTAGATGATAAAAAGAGATCTTCCATTGTAATTGGTATTGTGTACTTTTTCCTTTACCTTTTAACTTCATATGCCTCTAAAAATTCATGGAAGATTGGAAAGAAAAGTTCTTCATTTGCTTTAAATTTGACATTATTTGTAGGTGCATTATCAGTAATTTTTGCGGGAGTAAGTTATATTTTTAATTTCTATATAATTTCTATTTTGATTTTCATTGTTTTGTACGTGCTAGAGAATTTAAGACGTCCAATAGCAGTTTCTTATGTAGGAGACAATGTTGAATCTGATGCTCTTGCCTCAGTTTTGTCGGTTGAATCACAAACTAAAACATTACTAACGGCAGTTTTTTCGATTGTCTTAGGTTTTTTTGCAGATAAATTTGGAGTTGGACAAGCAATATCAATTTTAGGGGTAATCCTGCTTTTGATGAGTTTGTTTTTTAAGATAAAAGATTAA
- a CDS encoding FKBP-type peptidyl-prolyl cis-trans isomerase — MGIKSGDKVKVHYVGKFEDGEVFDSSVGKEPLEFVVGMNQVIPGFEEGLMGMEVGEKKTINVPFEKAYGPYREDLIFPVEKSKLPEDVAVDHLLEVHQPDGSSFVVRVSDIKDDMAYLDANHPLAGKNLVFEVEIVSIG, encoded by the coding sequence ATGGGTATTAAAAGTGGAGACAAAGTTAAAGTCCATTATGTCGGAAAATTTGAGGACGGAGAAGTTTTTGACAGTTCAGTTGGGAAAGAGCCATTAGAATTTGTAGTTGGTATGAACCAAGTTATTCCAGGATTTGAAGAAGGTTTGATGGGTATGGAAGTTGGAGAAAAAAAGACAATCAATGTTCCTTTTGAAAAGGCATATGGGCCTTATAGAGAAGATCTTATTTTTCCAGTTGAAAAGTCAAAGCTTCCAGAAGATGTTGCGGTGGATCATTTGTTGGAAGTTCATCAACCAGATGGTAGTAGCTTTGTTGTTAGAGTAAGTGATATAAAAGATGACATGGCTTATTTAGATGCAAATCATCCACTTGCAGGGAAAAACTTAGTGTTTGAAGTAGAGATAGTTTCTATAGGTTAA